In one window of Miscanthus floridulus cultivar M001 chromosome 12, ASM1932011v1, whole genome shotgun sequence DNA:
- the LOC136495230 gene encoding sialyltransferase-like protein 3 codes for MKRQWSHPSVVLPLLIAVFLLLTFRCSLRHHAQQASTSHRAADDDDDAGRSYVVVDAKLAELAAVDPAASAVLRAGETLLERNLTWARAPPERRDAAVRGLRDWLGRQRFDPHVMAELLDLIKRPIDRYAAGGGERHEHDDDVDVRPYASCAVVGNSGILLAREHGALIDSHDLVIRLNNAPAGGGEGRLALARHVGARTGLAFLNGNVLRLSGCAGTPRLASAGCRYCRRAYGDGVPILTYMCNAARFVEHAVCSADAAKAPVIVTDPRLDALCARLVKYYSLRRFVRETGRPAEEWGTRHEVGMFHYSSGMQAVVTAAGVCGRVSVFGFGKEPGARHHYHTLQRGELDLHDYEAEYEFYRDLEEQPEAIPFLRDSGFGLPPVVVYR; via the coding sequence ATGAAGAGGCAGTGGAGCCACCCGTCGGTCGTGCTCCCGCTGCTGATCGCCGTCTTCCTGCTCCTCACGTTCCGGTGCTCCCTGCGCCATCACGCGCAGCAGGCTTCCACCAGCCACCgcgccgccgacgacgacgacgacgcgggaAGAAGCTACGTCGTCGTCGACGCCAAGCTCGCGGAGCTGGCGGCCGTGGACCCGGCCGCGTCGGCGGTGCTGCGGGCCGGCGAGACGCTGCTGGAGCGGAACCTGACGTGGGCGAGGGCTCCCCCGGAGCGCCGGGACGCCGCGGTGCGCGGCCTCCGCGACTGGCTCGGTAGGCAGCGGTTCGATCCCCACGTGATGGCCGAGCTCCTGGACCTCATCAAGCGTCCCATCGACCGGTACGCCGCCGGCGGCGGGGAGAGGCACGAGCACGACGACGACGTGGACGTGCGGCCGTACGCGTCGTGCGCCGTGGTCGGCAACAGCGGCATCCTGCTGGCGCGGGAGCACGGCGCGCTCATCGACAGCCACGACCTGGTGATCCGGCTCAACAACGCGCCCGCGGGCGGCGGCGAGGGCAGGCTCGCGCTCGCGCGCCACGTCGGCGCCAGGACCGGCCTTGCGTTCCTCAACGGCAACGTGCTGAGACTGAGCGGGTGCGCGGGCACGCCGCGCCTGGCCAGCGCCGGCTGCCGGTACTGCCGCCGTGCCTACGGCGACGGCGTGCCCATCCTCACCTACATGTGCAACGCCGCGCGCTTCGTGGAGCACGCGGTGTGCAGCGCCGACGCCGCCAAAGCGCCGGTGATCGTGACGGACCCGCGGCTGGACGCGCTGTGCGCGCGCCTCGTCAAGTACTACTCGCTGCGCCGGTTCGTCCGCGAGACGGGGCGGCCAGCGGAGGAGTGGGGCACGCGGCACGAGGTGGGCATGTTCCACTACTCCTCGGGGATGCAGGCCGTGGTGACCGCGGCGGGCGTGTGCGGGCGGGTGTCCGTGTTCGGGTTCGGCAAGGAACCCGGCGCGCGgcaccactaccacacgctgcAGCGGGGGGAGCTGGACCTGCACGACTACGAGGCCGAGTACGAGTTCTACCGGGACCTCGAGGAGCAGCCGGAGGCCATACCCTTCCTGCGGGACTCCGGCTTCGGGCTGCCGCCGGTCGTCGTCTACCGCTGA